From Hoeflea sp. 108:
ATCAGCGTCGCGAAGGCCTGCTTTTCGATCATGTTCCAGGCCACCACCGCCAGCACGCCGGCTAGCGCCGACAGGGGGATGTATGACGCAAGCGGTGCCGCCACCAGCATGAAGGCGAGGAGGAACAGCGCATGCAGCATGCCCGCCACCGGCCCGTGCGCGCCGGCGCGCACATTGGTTGCGGTGCGCGCGATGGTGCCCGTGACGCAAATGCCTCCGAACAGAGCCGAGGCGACGTTGGCGAAACCCTGCGCCACCAGCTCGCAATTGGACCGGTGCCGACGGCCGGTCATACCATCCGCCACGACAGCCGACAGAAGCGACTCGATGGCGCCAAGCAGGGCAAAGGCCATCGCATCCGGCAGCACTGATATTGCCTTGTCCATCGTGAAGGTCGGCAAGGAGGGCCAGGGCAGGCTGCGCGGAATGCCGCCGAAACGCGTGCCGATTGTCTCCACTGGCAGGGCAAGCAAGGCTGCCGCCAGAGACGCCACGCCCACCGCGATCAGCATGCCCGGCCAATGCGGTCTGAGCCGCTTGAGCACAAGGATCGTGCCGATGGTCAGCGCGGCCACCGCCACCGCCGACGTATTCACCGTGCCTGCTGCCTGCGCCAGCGCCTCGATCTTCGGCAGCAGCGGCCCCGGCTCCTTGCCCGGCAAGGTCAGTCCGAACATCTCGCTCAGCTGGCTGGCGAAGATGATGACGGCGATGCCAGCCGTGAAGCCCACTGTCACCGGGTAGGGGATGAACTTGATGTAGGTGCCGAGCCTGAGATAGCCGATGACGACAAGCATGACGCCTGCCATCATTGTTGCCAGCAGCAGGCCATCGACGCCCTCGCGCGCCACGGTCGCCGCCACCAGCACGATGAAGGCGCCCGCCGGTCCGCCGATCTGGAACCGGCTGCCGCCCAGCGCCGAGATGATGAAGCCGCCGACAATGGCCGTGAACAGCCCCCGGTCCGGCGATACGCCGGAAGCAATGGCAATCGCCATCGACAGAGGCAGCGCCACGATCGCCACTGTCAGCCCGGCAATAGCATCGGCCTTGAATTGCCTGGTGCCATAGCCCTCGCGCAAAACCGTCACCAGCTTCGGCGTGAACAGCTCCGCGAAGCTCGGCTGCCTGTGCTGCGGTCCGTGCTGTCCTGGATTGCTGCCTGCGTCCATCATCCCACCACGTGGCAAACGCGGCGGGATCGTCGGCAGAACTGTCGGCGGTCGCGTCGCGACTACATCGCGCGGATCGTCAGGGAACTCAGGTTTTTTTCCTCAGCCGCACGCCCCGGCCGCCGGTGTCGCTCTCGCCGATCAGCTCCACGCCGGCAGCGTTCAGCGCCTCGACGACCTTGGTCAGCGTGTCGACCACGCCGCGCACCACGCCCTCGCTCGCTTCCATGCGCTGTATGGTTGGCACCGACACGCCTGCGAGGTCCGCGAGCGTCTTCTGGTCGATGCCTGCCAGCGCTCGTGCGGCGCGCATCTGTGCGGCTGTGATCACTGAGATGTTCCCGTCTCGATCCGCACTATAAATGTATCATACATTCATAGTGATGTTTCAAGCATCATTATTGATGCCTATGCCCCATGTTACGCGTCGCCCTCTGCTGGCCGCATCAGATAGCGGCTGACCAGCCAGCACAAAGTCGCCCAGGCAAAACCGGCGCACCAGCCCGCAAGCACGTCTGAAGGCCAGTGCACGCCGAGATATACCCGGCTGATGCCGACCATGAGTGTGGTCAGGATGGCGATGGAAAAGACAAAGACCGTCGTCGCCCGGCCCGGCAGGAAGCGCGCCAGCAGCGCACCCAGCGTCAGGTAGGTCACTGCCGACAGCATCGCGTGCCCGCTCGGAAAGCTCATCGTGTAGACCTGCGCCAGATGCGGTACGAGCTCGGGGCGAGGACGGTCGATGCCGAGCTTGAGCAGGCTCGACAGCACCTGACCGCCCGCCACCGAGACGAACACGAACAGCGCCGGCCCCCAGCGCCTGGTCATGCCGAGAAAGATGATAGTGATGGCGGTGATGTAGATCAGCACGGAGGCGCTGCCGAGTGCTGTGATGTCGCGCATGGCCTCTTCCATCCACAGCGGGCCGATCGGGTCGGCCGGGTTGCCCGCCTCGCGGAAGAACAGCAGGATGTCGGTGTCGAAGGCATGCGGGGCGGCGTCGCGCGCGATCTCGGAGAGCTCGACGAAGCCCCACAGGCCGCCGGCGATGATGATGCCGGCCGCCAAAAGCGAAAACTCGATCCTGTTCCACAATCTGTCGTGCATCGTCCTGTCGTTTCCGTTTCGCCGTTCGTCTTCGGGATGGCTCCTAATCGGCTGTTACGCAACAAGTGGGGAAGCCTTTCCCAAAGAAAAGGCGCCCATGCAAAAGGTCGCAGCGCATCAACCCGAGAACCACAATCGGTTTGCGAAGAGTGCGAGGCGGCACTCCAAAGTCTGCTGCGCGCGGCCTCGCCGATCACGCTTTGTGGAGCGGCCGATTTTCGGCGAAATTGTCATGCTGTTGTTATCTCCTCCCCTTAGCGGTGCCGGCGAACCCCAAGCCGTATGCTAGCCAGAGGTCGACATCATGAACCAACCCTACGATCAGAAGTTCCGCACCTCGATGCTCGAGGACAATGACGGTCCCGGCCACAACCCGACCGACAACCGGACCATGGGCGACATCATCGCGGCCCGCTTCTCGCGCCGCGGCTTCCTCAAGGGCTCGCTCGCCGTCTCGGCCATTGCCGCCACCGTCAGCCCCATCGCCATCATCCTGGCCGACGACGCCCGCGCCGCTTCGGGCTCGGCTTTCAACTTCGACGAGGTCGAGGCGGGCATCGACGACAAGCATCATGTCGCATCAGGCTATGATGCCGACGTGCTTCTGCGCTGGGGCGATCCGATCTTTGCCGATGCTCCCGAGTTCGATCCGACCAACCAGTCGGCGGAGGCGCAAGCCAAACAGTTCGGCTACAACAACGACTATGTCGGCTACATCGCGCTCGAAGGCTCGTCCGACCACGGCCTGCTCGTGGTCAACCACGAATACACCAACGAGCACCTGATGTTCCCGGGTATCGTCAAGCTCGTCGATGGCAAGGTCGAGGTTGCGCCTGCCGACCAGAAGCGCGTCGACATCGAGATGGCAGCCCATGGCGGTTCGATCGTCGAGATCCGCAAACAGGACGGCAAGTGGCAGCCCGTCCGCGATGGCAAGCTCAACCGACGCATCACCTCGTCCACCGAAATGCAGATTACCGGCCCGGCCGCTGGCAGCGACCGCTTGAAGACCAATGCCGACGCGACCGGCACCAAGGTTTTCGGCACCGTCAACAACTGCGCCGGCGGCGTCACGCCCTGGGGCACCTACATCATGGCCGAGGAGAATTTCCACGGCTATTTCGGCGGCGAACTGCCCGCCGGTCACCCCGAGGCCGCCAATTACAAGCGCGTCGGTGTGCCCGAGGGCACCTATGAATGGCACAAATTCTATGACCGCTTCGACGTTGCCAAGGAGCCGAACGAGCCGAACCGCTTCGGCTGGATCGTCGAGGTCGACGTCAACGACCCGAACTCCGTGCCGAAGAAGCGCACTGCCCTCGGTCGCTTCCGCCACGAAGGTGCTGAATCGATCGTGGCTGGCGACGGCCGCGTCGTCTTCTACCTCGGCGACGACGAGCGCTTCGACTACGTCTACAAGTTCGTGACCAAGGGCAAGTTCAACGCCAACGACCGCGCCGCCAATCTCGACCTGCTCGATGAAGGCACGCTTTATGTCGCCAAGTTTGCCGAAGACGGCTCGTTCGTCTGGCTGCCACTGGTCCAGGGCGAGGGCCCGCTGACGGCTGCAAACGGCTTTGCCAGCCAGGCAGACGTGGTCATCGAGGCCCGCCGCGCCGGCGACCTGCTCGAGGCCACCAAGATGGACCGTCCCGAAGACATCCAGCCCAACGGCGTCAACGGCAAGGTCTATGTGATGCTGACCAACAACTCGAAGCGCAAGACCGACCAGGTCGACGCCGCCAATCCGCGCGCCGAAAACGCCTTCGGCCACATCATCGAGCTGGTCGAAGACGCAGGCGATTTCACGGCTACCAAGGGCAAGTGGGAAATCCTGCTCAAATGCGGCGACCCCTCGGTCGCCGAGGTAGGCGCCTCGTTCTCGACCTCGACCACTGAGAATGGCTGGTTCGGCATGCCCGACAACTGCGCCGTCGACTCCGCCGGCCGCCTTTGGGTCGCCACCGACGGCAACTCGCCCAAGGCCACCGGCCGCACCGACGGTCTCTGGGCTGTCGACACCGAGGGTGATGCCCGCGCTACCTCCAAGCTGTTCTTCCGCGTGCCTGTCGGCGCCGAAATGTGCGGCCCGCTGTTCACGCCTGACGACCAGACGGCCTTCGTCGCCGTCCAGCATCCGGGCGACGGCGGCGAGGATTGGGAAGGCTTCGGCCGTCCGTCCTACTACGAGGACCTTTCGACCCGTTGGCCCGACTTCAAGCCCGACATGCCGGTCCGTCCTGCCGTCGTCGCCATTACCAGGCAGGGCGGCGGCAAGATCGCCGTCTGATCCGGACAGAACCTATGTGACGACAATGGGGGCCGTTGGCCCCCATTTTTTTGCGCGTTGCCGCGTTGGCCGCGGATTCAAGCGCTGATGCTGCACGCGATGCAACCTTGAAGGTTGACTGTGGCGTGCCCCTTCCACCGTCATTCCCGGCCCGTGAGCCAGTGAAACGAGCGGAGAGTGTCGGGAATCCATGCTGAGACGGCGACGGACCAGGATCGGTGCAGGATTTGCACCTGTGTCCGATCTTACAAGCTCGGGAAGAGCGGTAATTGCCAGCTACGCCCTATTTCCCGGCCAGTGCCGGCCCGAGCGTGATCAGCGCCACCGCGATCACCGCAAAGCCCACGCCCACGCCCTGGATGCCGGTCAGCCTCTCGCCGAAATAGAGGATGGCGACGAGGTTGACGGCAATCAGCTGGATCACCGCCGACAGCGAGAACGACACCGACATGCCGAACTCGCGCACCAGTCGCAGCATGATCAGATTGCCCAGCGAATAGAGGATCAGCGTCACCACCAGCTTGCCGATGGTTGGCTCGATGCCCCAGGTCTTGGCCACCATCGCGGCAATCAGGAATATGACGGTCGAAAAACCAAGCAGCGAAAGGCCGACAACGGACATTTTCAGGCAAGCTCCCACGAGTGCCCGCGATTTGCTCCGAATGCCGCCCCGGCGTCAAGCACGCCAGCGACCCGCTCCAACGCTATCGCGGCATGGCGGCCATTTTGGGCTTCTGACCGCTGGGTTGCTGCGGCTCATTCCAGATCTGGACCGTCTTGCCCTTCTGCAATGTTACGGCATCGATGAATGGCACGACGGCCCCGGAGCTGGCGCTCCATGCGCCAGCTCCTTGTCGCCCGCCTGATCGCGCTGGGCGGCCCGCGACAACGCCTGCGAAATCAAATCAGCTGCCCGCCCGCCGGGATCGTCGCAACGACCCGCGCCGACAGAGCGAGGTCGTCGTTGGTCGCCAGCACCGCCAGCGACGTCACCGGCAATTCCGCCAGCGTCTGCCGGCGCCACCCCTCCGCCAGCGCGGCTAGGTCGGCCGTCTCGGCAACTGTCAATGCAGCGGTGAAATGGTAGATGCCGACCACGTAGAAGCGCGTCTGCCGCGCGCCGCACGCGCTTTGCACAAGCCCGAGCACATCCTCGCCGTTGTGACGACAAGGGTAGACCGGCAGGTAGATGCGGCCGGTATTGATGCGGCCGAGAAACGGCCCGGCGAGCCGGATTGACAGAGGGCCCAGCGAGGCAAGCGCCCCGGCAGCGGCCTGCGCACAACGCTCGACGTCCGCTTTGCTCAGGCCGCCGACGATGGTCGCATGCAGCTTCGATGTCCGCTTGCGGCCAAGCTCCCACGCAATCTTGTCGCTGAACGAAAACGAGCGAAGCTCCGCCTCGAATGCTCGAAACGCCTCGGATGCGGAGAGCCCACTCGCATCTACGGGCACGACCAGCGAATATCTCGGCGCCTCGTAGCGCCCGTTGCGGTAGTCCGTCTCGTCTTTGCCTACGATGATCTCGGCGTGGCCGGGGGCTACCAGCGGCAGATGGGCAAGGCGATAGGCATCGTCGAACGTCAGCGCCTCGCCGGGAATAAAGCCCCGGCGCGACGCGTCATAGACCATGTCGGTGTCGTCGCAGAATGATGTCATGGGGCAGCGGGCATGCGGCAATTTCGTCCTGAGGCGTCGGCCGAACCGGCTACGGCTTGACCATCAAAACCCATTCCTGGCCCGGATTGTCCCAGCCGTCCTTCACCATTGGCCGCCTTGCGATCTCGCGATAGCCGCCGTTGTCATAGAGCCGCCGCGCCCGGGTGTTGGCGTCGGAGACGATCAGGCTGGTGCCCTGGCAGCCGGTCGCCTCGGCGATCTCATCGGCCATGGCGAGCAGCCGCGACCCAAAACCCTGCTTGCGCGCTTCCGGCATCGTGGCGACGACATTGACGTACCAGCTGCCCACCGCCATCGCCTCGAGCTCGTTCATCGGCACGAACATGGCGGGTGTGTCGGGATCGGGCACGGACGCCACGATCGGATAGCCGATCAGGCAGGCCAGCACCTTGCCGTGCTCCAGCACGACCGAGTTGCGGTAGGAAAAACTGCCGGTCTCGCGCAACGCCCGCTGCCGGCCGACCTCCCACGGGTCGCCGCCTTCGGCCATCTTGGTCCACAGGTAGAGCGGCAGCCCGTCGCCGGCCATGTTGACCAGTCGCGCCAGCACCGCCGCGTCGTCCTTGGTGGCGGGGCGCGCATGGGCTGTCAGCCCCTCGTCGCTGGGCAGGGCTTCCTCGGCCATGGCATCCTCCCTCGCAGCGGTCGCAACGACCGCAAGCTGCATTGGAGCGCGCGATGCCGCCTGCGTCAACCTTGCCCGCCATCGCGCTCCGCAGTCTCGATTTTAAACTTGATATTTATAGTCATGTTTTGTAGTCGTGCTGCAGCGATGAAACGGCGGGGCGCGACAGCACCTGCCGCTCGAACAACACAAGGAGGCAGAGATGATGCATTTCCCTCCCGCCCGCGCGGCGGCGCCGACTGAGGTTGGCCTCTCCGGCTACATCAAGCTGTTCGCCCGGGTTGAAACCTTGCAGGCGCGCGTGAATTCGGCCCGCGCCGCCGCGTCCGACAGCCTGGAGCGGCTCAACACCGCACCCCGGCCCGAGATCGGCGACGGCTCGGCCTTCATGGCCCTGCTCGACCTCCACCGCAGCGACCGAGAGGCGCTGTTCGAGGCGATGCGCCAGCTCGACGCCGCCCGTGCCGCCCTGCGAACCGCCGCCCACGAGGCCACCAACCCATGACCCGCCAGGAGACACCAATGGCCCATCTCGACGACCACGATCGCCGCGCCGACGAGGCCGAGGCCATCCTGCGCACCGCCGTCATGAACGGCTTTTCGGATGCCATGCGCAAGTCCGGCCTGCCGCCGATGGTGGTGCTGCGCCTTGCCGCGCGCGCCGTAGGGGCCGTCTACCGCGAGGCGGCCGACGCCCATTCCGGCCCCTATGCCTGCGGTTGC
This genomic window contains:
- a CDS encoding SulP family inorganic anion transporter gives rise to the protein MMDAGSNPGQHGPQHRQPSFAELFTPKLVTVLREGYGTRQFKADAIAGLTVAIVALPLSMAIAIASGVSPDRGLFTAIVGGFIISALGGSRFQIGGPAGAFIVLVAATVAREGVDGLLLATMMAGVMLVVIGYLRLGTYIKFIPYPVTVGFTAGIAVIIFASQLSEMFGLTLPGKEPGPLLPKIEALAQAAGTVNTSAVAVAALTIGTILVLKRLRPHWPGMLIAVGVASLAAALLALPVETIGTRFGGIPRSLPWPSLPTFTMDKAISVLPDAMAFALLGAIESLLSAVVADGMTGRRHRSNCELVAQGFANVASALFGGICVTGTIARTATNVRAGAHGPVAGMLHALFLLAFMLVAAPLASYIPLSALAGVLAVVAWNMIEKQAFATLIRSSRGDALVLLVTFLLVVFRDLTEGIVIGFALGSVLFIDRMAKSVAVETELPLAQEDVADDVNGDRHAYESRDAGDAATVIYRISGAFFFGAASTVGAVLDRIADQRRNFILDCSRVPLIDSTGANVLEGAARKAAKAGVRFYIAGASPQTRRMLMTHGLRQPEVTYVASVEEAQELVRAEKVEGPALAG
- a CDS encoding helix-turn-helix transcriptional regulator, whose protein sequence is MITAAQMRAARALAGIDQKTLADLAGVSVPTIQRMEASEGVVRGVVDTLTKVVEALNAAGVELIGESDTGGRGVRLRKKT
- a CDS encoding phosphatase PAP2 family protein, yielding MHDRLWNRIEFSLLAAGIIIAGGLWGFVELSEIARDAAPHAFDTDILLFFREAGNPADPIGPLWMEEAMRDITALGSASVLIYITAITIIFLGMTRRWGPALFVFVSVAGGQVLSSLLKLGIDRPRPELVPHLAQVYTMSFPSGHAMLSAVTYLTLGALLARFLPGRATTVFVFSIAILTTLMVGISRVYLGVHWPSDVLAGWCAGFAWATLCWLVSRYLMRPAEGDA
- a CDS encoding PhoX family phosphatase; translation: MNQPYDQKFRTSMLEDNDGPGHNPTDNRTMGDIIAARFSRRGFLKGSLAVSAIAATVSPIAIILADDARAASGSAFNFDEVEAGIDDKHHVASGYDADVLLRWGDPIFADAPEFDPTNQSAEAQAKQFGYNNDYVGYIALEGSSDHGLLVVNHEYTNEHLMFPGIVKLVDGKVEVAPADQKRVDIEMAAHGGSIVEIRKQDGKWQPVRDGKLNRRITSSTEMQITGPAAGSDRLKTNADATGTKVFGTVNNCAGGVTPWGTYIMAEENFHGYFGGELPAGHPEAANYKRVGVPEGTYEWHKFYDRFDVAKEPNEPNRFGWIVEVDVNDPNSVPKKRTALGRFRHEGAESIVAGDGRVVFYLGDDERFDYVYKFVTKGKFNANDRAANLDLLDEGTLYVAKFAEDGSFVWLPLVQGEGPLTAANGFASQADVVIEARRAGDLLEATKMDRPEDIQPNGVNGKVYVMLTNNSKRKTDQVDAANPRAENAFGHIIELVEDAGDFTATKGKWEILLKCGDPSVAEVGASFSTSTTENGWFGMPDNCAVDSAGRLWVATDGNSPKATGRTDGLWAVDTEGDARATSKLFFRVPVGAEMCGPLFTPDDQTAFVAVQHPGDGGEDWEGFGRPSYYEDLSTRWPDFKPDMPVRPAVVAITRQGGGKIAV
- a CDS encoding GNAT family N-acetyltransferase gives rise to the protein MAEEALPSDEGLTAHARPATKDDAAVLARLVNMAGDGLPLYLWTKMAEGGDPWEVGRQRALRETGSFSYRNSVVLEHGKVLACLIGYPIVASVPDPDTPAMFVPMNELEAMAVGSWYVNVVATMPEARKQGFGSRLLAMADEIAEATGCQGTSLIVSDANTRARRLYDNGGYREIARRPMVKDGWDNPGQEWVLMVKP